One part of the Chloroflexota bacterium genome encodes these proteins:
- a CDS encoding DUF4013 domain-containing protein encodes MEYGKAFTFLTEDTEWVTKLAIAALLVFASGIIPILPLLLVMGYTLELTRNVARGEALPLPRWDDMETKLKHGAIALVIGFVYMLPVAVMAACAGGFAFATAIGAGASAASSPKGDPGAATGFVALLPVIFICLGCVAAAYGVIAGLLSNAATLIYLNTGELSSAFRVREVWALVRQHLGDFIMVWLATLVANLAVVLIGIITCGLGFLVGAPWLMFMQAHLLGQICRKLFPPSADALAPVA; translated from the coding sequence ATGGAATACGGCAAGGCGTTCACATTCCTGACCGAGGACACCGAGTGGGTCACCAAGCTGGCGATTGCGGCGCTGCTGGTGTTCGCCAGCGGCATCATCCCGATCTTGCCGCTGCTGCTGGTCATGGGCTACACGCTGGAGTTGACGCGCAACGTCGCGCGCGGCGAGGCGCTGCCACTGCCGCGCTGGGACGACATGGAAACCAAGCTCAAGCACGGCGCCATCGCCCTGGTGATCGGCTTCGTCTACATGCTGCCGGTGGCCGTGATGGCTGCCTGCGCGGGCGGCTTTGCGTTCGCGACGGCGATCGGCGCGGGCGCCAGCGCGGCGTCGTCGCCCAAAGGCGACCCGGGCGCGGCAACCGGGTTCGTGGCGCTGCTGCCGGTCATCTTCATTTGCCTCGGCTGCGTGGCGGCCGCGTACGGCGTTATCGCCGGGCTGCTGTCCAACGCCGCGACGCTGATCTATCTGAACACCGGCGAGTTGAGCAGTGCATTCCGCGTGCGCGAAGTCTGGGCGCTGGTGCGGCAGCATCTGGGTGACTTCATTATGGTCTGGCTGGCGACGCTCGTCGCGAATCTCGCCGTGGTGCTGATCGGCATCATCACCTGCGGCCTCGGCTTTCTCGTGGGTGCGCCGTGGCTAATGTTTATGCAGGCGCATCTGCTCGGGCAGATCTGCCGCAAGCTCTTTCCGCCGTCCGCCGACGCGCTGGCGCCCGTCGCGTAA
- a CDS encoding methyltransferase domain-containing protein: MNDDPAIRRGHPSYVWRAGQDRRLAMIQRHAPLTGARVLDIGCGIGAYVTQFASRGARAFGVDVEFDRVRHPIGAGLAPALAQSVSEALPFASGTFDMALLHEVIEHVQDDRLTVSEALRVVRPGGRVIIFAPNRGWPFETHGIFWRGRYHFGNIPLVPYLPDLLRSRLAPHVRTYTVRSIRRLADGLPARVAAHTQVYPGYDNLAARRPALGRALRDVTYALEATPLRIFGLSHLLVLEKLAA; the protein is encoded by the coding sequence ATGAACGACGATCCCGCAATCCGGCGCGGCCACCCCAGCTACGTCTGGCGCGCCGGGCAGGACCGCCGGCTGGCGATGATCCAGCGCCACGCGCCGCTGACGGGCGCGCGCGTGCTGGATATCGGCTGCGGCATTGGCGCCTATGTCACACAGTTTGCGTCGCGCGGCGCGCGCGCGTTCGGCGTGGATGTGGAGTTCGACCGCGTACGCCATCCCATCGGGGCGGGCCTCGCACCCGCCCTGGCGCAGTCCGTCTCGGAAGCGCTGCCGTTCGCATCCGGCACATTCGACATGGCGCTCCTGCACGAGGTGATCGAGCACGTGCAGGACGACCGGCTGACGGTCTCCGAGGCGCTGCGCGTCGTCCGGCCGGGCGGGCGCGTCATCATCTTCGCGCCGAATCGCGGCTGGCCGTTCGAGACACACGGCATCTTCTGGCGCGGGCGCTACCACTTCGGCAACATCCCGCTCGTGCCCTATCTGCCGGATCTGCTGCGCAGCCGGCTGGCCCCGCACGTGCGTACCTACACCGTCCGCTCGATTCGCCGGCTGGCGGACGGGTTGCCGGCGCGCGTCGCCGCCCATACGCAGGTCTATCCCGGCTACGACAACCTGGCGGCGCGGCGGCCCGCGCTCGGGCGCGCGTTGCGCGACGTGACCTACGCGCTCGAGGCGACCCCGCTGCGCATCTTCGGCCTCTCGCACCTTCTCGTCCTGGAGAAACTGGCGGCCTGA
- a CDS encoding transglycosylase domain-containing protein, with translation MDSNKIRFIQSRQRRRHRPAGRNMIWVRVFLILAVALLVSFLGLLGAGVTTTLAVYTNYAATLPPASEIGRQAQQAFKTTRIYDRTGTVLLYEVFDPQGGNRTWVPLNRIPKYFRDAVVANEDRRFYDDSGTFFGIDPIGLARAARSTLTGEQVQGASGITQQLVRNVVMAPDERYQVSIERKLKEAVLAIETNRRFSKDEILEMYLNTIPYGRLAFGVEAAAQAYFGKHVEELTLAESVSLALVPQFPAANSPCDDNPQRADAQRKRELAVDAMLREGYISETQAVEAKFTPIKCYEQVFDISAPHFVFYVRKQLEEQFGAQRVYQGGLKVTTTLDMDWQNEAERLAREQVVKLTAEKKNVTNAAVVAIDPRTGEIKTMVGSIDYFNRQIDGQVNIALANRQPGSSFKLFTYLAALQKGYTPATLLMDVRQSFPDPPNPPYVPENYDRTFHGPQSLRQAIARSYNVPAVKTLSLVGVKPVVTLAHSMGINTLDTDKQQYGLALTLGGGEVSLLDLTYAYGVVANSGAMAGQPVPSTDRRPGYREVNPVSILRVEDPNGELLYEYKKPEIKEVLDPRITYLMSDILSDNQARTAAFGANSALKLSRPAAAKTGTTNDFKDNWTLGFTPQLVIGVWAGNSDNSSMERSTGLTGAGPIWHDFMEFALKDMPVEQFKQPQGIAPVEVCATSGLLPTPYCPNKVKELFIQGTEPKTPDNIWQAYRVCKPTGKLATVYCPADQVETKVFAIYPPEAADWVRENNIAQPPTDYDTTYGPGQTVGDVAIIAPKTYGYVHGMVPIMGNAKSGEFQLYRLEYGAGLDPTSWIQIGGNHNNLVNNGQLESWDTSNLDGLYTLNLIVVDGNGTRRQSSVQVQVDNKPPTVRMLNPNNNEIYLMEDKEWINLQADARDNLSMERVEFYIDDQQVGFSTVAPFTRRWIITMQDKRPVPGEPVVKRVDTITNTDGTRSEVEVTVSETITQANGRYLKRFNTGMTVISDTFGYTETHQVYVKAFDAAGNMTESPKINVFIAHAPKKTSYLRREEPPALERRDDHGRYNS, from the coding sequence TTGGATTCGAACAAGATCCGCTTTATTCAGTCGCGCCAGCGCCGGCGCCACCGCCCGGCCGGCCGCAACATGATCTGGGTGCGCGTGTTTCTCATCCTGGCCGTGGCCCTGTTGGTCAGTTTCCTCGGGCTGCTCGGCGCGGGCGTGACCACCACGCTTGCCGTGTACACCAACTACGCCGCGACGCTGCCGCCAGCATCCGAAATCGGCCGGCAGGCGCAGCAGGCATTCAAGACCACGCGCATTTATGACCGTACCGGAACGGTGCTGCTCTACGAAGTGTTCGACCCGCAGGGCGGCAACCGCACCTGGGTGCCGCTCAACCGCATCCCCAAGTATTTCCGCGATGCCGTCGTCGCCAACGAGGACCGGCGTTTCTACGACGACAGCGGCACGTTCTTCGGCATCGACCCGATCGGCCTGGCGCGCGCCGCGCGCAGCACGCTCACCGGGGAGCAGGTGCAGGGCGCGTCCGGCATTACCCAGCAACTGGTGCGCAACGTCGTCATGGCGCCGGATGAGCGCTACCAGGTCAGCATCGAGCGCAAGCTCAAGGAAGCCGTGCTGGCAATCGAGACCAACCGCCGCTTCAGCAAAGACGAAATCCTGGAGATGTACCTGAACACGATTCCGTACGGGCGACTGGCCTTCGGCGTCGAAGCGGCGGCGCAGGCGTATTTTGGCAAGCATGTTGAGGAGTTGACGCTGGCGGAGTCGGTGTCTCTGGCGCTCGTGCCGCAGTTCCCGGCGGCCAATAGCCCGTGCGACGACAACCCCCAGCGCGCCGACGCGCAGCGCAAACGCGAACTGGCGGTCGACGCCATGCTGCGCGAGGGGTACATCAGCGAGACGCAGGCGGTCGAGGCCAAGTTCACGCCGATCAAGTGCTACGAGCAGGTCTTCGACATCAGCGCGCCGCACTTCGTCTTCTACGTGCGCAAGCAGTTGGAAGAGCAGTTCGGGGCGCAGCGCGTGTACCAGGGCGGCCTCAAGGTTACGACGACGCTCGACATGGATTGGCAGAACGAGGCCGAGCGCCTGGCGCGCGAGCAGGTCGTCAAGCTGACCGCGGAGAAGAAGAACGTCACCAACGCCGCCGTCGTCGCGATCGACCCGCGCACCGGCGAAATCAAGACCATGGTCGGCAGCATCGACTACTTCAATCGGCAGATCGACGGGCAGGTCAACATTGCGCTGGCCAACCGCCAGCCCGGCTCGTCGTTCAAGCTGTTCACCTACCTCGCCGCGCTGCAAAAGGGCTACACGCCGGCGACCCTGCTGATGGATGTGCGGCAGTCGTTCCCCGACCCGCCGAACCCGCCCTACGTCCCGGAAAACTACGACCGCACGTTCCACGGCCCGCAGAGCCTGCGCCAGGCGATCGCGCGCTCATACAATGTGCCGGCCGTCAAAACGCTTTCGCTGGTCGGCGTCAAGCCGGTCGTCACGCTGGCGCACAGCATGGGCATCAACACGCTGGATACCGACAAACAGCAGTACGGCCTGGCGCTGACGCTGGGCGGCGGCGAGGTGTCTCTGCTCGACCTGACGTACGCTTACGGCGTGGTGGCGAACTCCGGCGCGATGGCGGGCCAGCCCGTGCCGTCGACCGACCGCCGGCCCGGCTATCGCGAAGTCAACCCGGTGTCGATCCTGCGCGTCGAAGACCCGAACGGCGAACTGCTGTACGAGTACAAGAAGCCGGAAATCAAAGAGGTGCTTGACCCGCGCATCACCTACCTGATGAGCGATATCCTGTCGGATAACCAGGCGCGCACGGCGGCATTCGGGGCCAACTCGGCGCTGAAGCTATCGCGCCCGGCGGCGGCCAAGACCGGCACGACCAACGACTTCAAGGACAACTGGACGCTCGGGTTCACCCCGCAACTGGTGATCGGCGTCTGGGCCGGCAACAGCGACAACTCGTCGATGGAGCGCTCCACCGGCCTGACCGGCGCGGGGCCGATCTGGCACGATTTCATGGAGTTTGCGCTCAAGGACATGCCGGTCGAGCAGTTCAAGCAGCCGCAAGGCATTGCGCCGGTGGAAGTGTGCGCCACCTCGGGCCTGCTGCCGACGCCATACTGCCCGAACAAGGTCAAGGAGTTGTTCATCCAGGGCACCGAGCCCAAGACGCCCGACAATATCTGGCAGGCGTACCGCGTCTGCAAGCCGACCGGCAAGCTGGCGACGGTCTACTGCCCGGCCGACCAGGTCGAAACCAAGGTCTTCGCGATCTACCCGCCCGAAGCGGCCGACTGGGTGCGCGAGAACAACATCGCGCAGCCGCCCACCGATTACGATACGACCTACGGCCCCGGCCAGACGGTCGGCGACGTCGCGATCATCGCGCCGAAGACGTACGGCTACGTGCACGGCATGGTGCCGATCATGGGCAACGCCAAGTCCGGCGAGTTCCAGTTGTACCGCCTGGAATATGGCGCGGGGCTCGACCCGACGTCGTGGATCCAGATCGGCGGCAACCACAACAACCTGGTCAACAACGGCCAATTGGAGTCATGGGATACGTCCAATCTGGACGGCCTGTACACGCTGAACCTGATCGTGGTGGACGGCAACGGTACGCGCAGGCAGAGCAGCGTGCAGGTGCAGGTGGACAACAAGCCGCCGACCGTGCGCATGCTCAACCCGAATAACAATGAAATCTACTTGATGGAAGACAAAGAGTGGATCAACTTGCAGGCCGACGCGCGCGACAACCTGAGCATGGAGCGCGTCGAGTTCTACATCGACGACCAGCAAGTCGGCTTCAGCACCGTCGCGCCGTTCACGCGCCGCTGGATAATCACCATGCAGGACAAACGGCCGGTGCCCGGCGAGCCGGTCGTGAAGCGCGTCGACACGATCACGAACACGGACGGCACGCGCAGCGAGGTGGAAGTGACCGTCAGCGAGACGATCACGCAGGCCAACGGCCGCTACCTCAAGCGCTTCAATACCGGCATGACGGTCATCTCCGACACGTTCGGCTACACTGAGACGCACCAGGTGTACGTCAAGGCGTTCGACGCGGCGGGCAATATGACCGAAAGCCCGAAGATCAACGTGTTCATTGCGCACGCTCCGAAGAAGACGTCGTACCTGCGGCGCGAGGAGCCGCCGGCGCTGGAACGGCGCGACGACCACGGGCGGTACAACAGTTAA
- a CDS encoding SRPBCC domain-containing protein, whose protein sequence is MVSKAWIDPQLVMRWWGPKGCTSPSAVIDFREGSTSLVCMRASREFGGQDRYNTWSYKKIVPMQRIEFIQNLADQDGHLAVPVKLGLRADFPRDTRTVVTFKAMGDKTEMTVTECDWTPSQMFEYAEIGLYQSLDKMVASPTPRGGESMKQTKITAAPDQLTVFITREFAAPRELVFRAFTEPQLYTQWLGPRGFTMTLETFEPRNGGRWRYTHKDGDGREHGFHGVYHEVTAPERIIQTFEYEGLPERGHAVLDVARFEALPGSRTRVTMQSVFQSMADRDGMLQSGMERGVNEGFERLDELLAKTKP, encoded by the coding sequence TTGGTATCGAAAGCCTGGATCGATCCCCAGCTCGTGATGCGCTGGTGGGGGCCCAAGGGCTGTACGTCGCCCAGCGCCGTGATCGATTTTCGTGAGGGCAGCACATCGCTGGTCTGCATGCGTGCGTCCAGGGAGTTCGGCGGCCAGGACAGGTACAACACCTGGTCTTACAAGAAGATCGTACCAATGCAGCGCATCGAATTCATCCAGAACCTGGCCGACCAGGACGGCCATCTGGCTGTCCCTGTTAAGCTGGGTCTGCGCGCGGACTTCCCGCGGGACACACGCACGGTCGTGACCTTCAAGGCCATGGGCGACAAGACGGAAATGACCGTCACGGAATGCGACTGGACGCCGAGCCAGATGTTCGAGTACGCCGAGATCGGCTTGTACCAGTCGCTCGACAAGATGGTTGCGAGTCCAACCCCACGAGGAGGGGAAAGCATGAAACAGACCAAGATTACCGCAGCGCCAGACCAACTCACGGTCTTTATCACGCGGGAGTTTGCTGCACCGCGCGAGCTCGTGTTTCGGGCCTTCACCGAACCGCAGCTTTACACCCAGTGGCTCGGACCGCGCGGGTTCACGATGACTCTCGAGACATTCGAACCGAGAAACGGCGGCCGCTGGCGATACACCCACAAAGATGGTGACGGCCGCGAGCACGGTTTTCACGGGGTCTACCATGAGGTCACAGCGCCCGAGCGCATCATCCAGACATTCGAGTATGAAGGGTTGCCCGAACGAGGACATGCCGTGCTCGATGTGGCGCGATTTGAAGCGCTGCCGGGCAGCCGGACGAGGGTCACGATGCAGTCGGTCTTCCAGTCCATGGCGGACCGTGACGGCATGCTCCAATCCGGCATGGAGCGGGGCGTCAACGAGGGATTCGAGCGGCTCGACGAACTGCTCGCGAAGACCAAGCCGTAG
- a CDS encoding winged helix-turn-helix transcriptional regulator: MNVTTLTALAEPNRLRIIELLRDKPCSVGEIANRLSLRQPQASKHLRVLSNAGLVKARPVTQQRIYQLQPKPFEELDGWLETFRRIWDTRFNKLDEILQDLQEEQKRDSSQVDQRP; the protein is encoded by the coding sequence ATGAACGTAACGACATTAACTGCCCTAGCCGAGCCTAACAGGCTACGCATTATTGAACTGTTGCGCGACAAGCCCTGTTCTGTGGGTGAAATCGCCAACCGGCTTTCGCTTCGCCAGCCACAAGCGTCCAAGCATCTCCGGGTGTTGAGCAACGCCGGACTCGTCAAGGCCCGGCCAGTCACCCAACAGCGCATTTATCAACTGCAGCCCAAGCCGTTTGAGGAACTGGACGGCTGGCTGGAAACGTTCAGACGCATCTGGGATACGCGCTTCAACAAACTGGACGAGATTCTGCAGGATCTGCAGGAAGAGCAGAAACGGGATAGCAGCCAGGTCGACCAACGGCCATAG
- the hybA gene encoding hydrogenase 2 operon protein HybA, which translates to MNISRRTFLKAAGAGVLALSATPLFDKAAIARSLDSVGAAQVGILIDVTRCVGCRACQLACKQKNGLPPDAAKLPANRTFPEALSDTTFTLVEFHRTGGSEAKPVFATVKKQCMHCLEPACASVCPVGAITKTTRGPVLYDADKCMGCRYCMAACPFGIPKFEWDSANPRIRKCEMCNDRVEQGKQPACVEACPTGALMFGTRAELVAEAQKRVKDAPDKYVPTIYGLDEVGGTSVMYLSSVPFEKLGFNTRLPKSALPDLTWQVMEKIPAVAVGVGLLMGSISWLTHRRGAAPAETHDNAETEA; encoded by the coding sequence ATGAATATCTCGCGACGAACGTTTCTCAAAGCTGCCGGCGCCGGTGTGCTGGCGCTCTCGGCGACGCCGCTGTTTGATAAGGCGGCCATCGCACGCAGCCTGGACAGCGTCGGCGCCGCGCAGGTCGGCATCCTGATCGACGTCACCCGCTGCGTCGGCTGTCGCGCCTGCCAGTTGGCCTGCAAGCAGAAGAACGGCCTGCCGCCCGACGCCGCCAAATTGCCCGCCAACCGTACTTTCCCGGAGGCGCTCTCGGATACGACGTTCACGCTGGTCGAGTTCCACCGTACCGGCGGCAGCGAGGCGAAACCGGTCTTCGCCACGGTCAAGAAGCAGTGCATGCACTGCCTGGAGCCGGCGTGCGCATCGGTCTGCCCGGTTGGCGCGATCACGAAAACGACGCGCGGCCCGGTGCTGTATGATGCCGACAAGTGCATGGGCTGCCGCTACTGCATGGCGGCCTGCCCGTTCGGCATCCCGAAGTTTGAGTGGGACTCGGCCAACCCGCGTATCCGCAAGTGCGAGATGTGCAACGACCGGGTCGAGCAGGGCAAGCAGCCGGCGTGCGTCGAAGCGTGCCCGACCGGGGCGCTGATGTTCGGCACGCGCGCCGAGCTGGTGGCCGAGGCACAGAAGCGCGTGAAGGACGCGCCGGACAAGTACGTGCCGACTATTTATGGCTTGGACGAGGTGGGCGGCACCTCGGTGATGTACCTGTCCAGCGTGCCGTTTGAGAAGCTCGGCTTCAACACCAGGCTGCCCAAGTCCGCCCTGCCCGATCTGACCTGGCAGGTCATGGAGAAGATCCCGGCGGTTGCCGTCGGCGTCGGCCTGCTGATGGGCTCAATCTCGTGGCTGACCCACCGGCGCGGTGCAGCACCCGCTGAAACTCACGACAACGCAGAAACCGAGGCGTAG
- the hybB gene encoding Ni/Fe-hydrogenase cytochrome b subunit produces the protein MDINSLWNDFPALLLLLLLRVVLPMAGLYVVGWALWHWFAPSEAVRRRISFRQFALHLRVPVGLRVPELSARMTMTTLVTLLLWITAAGIMLARFFWGLGTVTALSDTVPWGLWIGFDVMTGVALAAGGFSIAATVYVFRLERFRPILRPAILTALLGYTIVVLALLVDLGRWYNIWHVFIMWNPHSIMFEVAWCVILYLTVLFLEFSPAIWERLHIVWAQKLLHRIIIPLVVLGVILSTLHQSSLGSLYLIFPTKLSALWYTPILPILFFVSALAVGIAMVIVESSLSAKAFGHKPESDLLAALTKPAAIVLGIYLVLKIGDLGARGQLARLLTPDFSSVLVWLELIAGIAVPLALFASRLTRVNSDARFWTAVLVVAGVMLNRMNVAVFGFYEYTMTLGVVYWPSLAEWIVTLAIVTFGVAVYVAAIKFLPVLPSEHEGIHA, from the coding sequence ATGGATATCAACTCACTGTGGAACGACTTCCCCGCTTTGCTGCTGCTGCTGCTCTTGCGCGTTGTGCTGCCGATGGCTGGCCTGTATGTCGTGGGCTGGGCGCTCTGGCACTGGTTCGCGCCGTCTGAAGCGGTGCGCCGCCGCATCTCGTTCCGGCAGTTCGCCCTGCATCTGCGCGTGCCCGTTGGGTTGCGCGTGCCGGAACTCTCGGCGCGCATGACGATGACGACGCTCGTCACGCTCTTGCTGTGGATCACCGCGGCGGGCATCATGCTGGCGCGCTTCTTTTGGGGCCTCGGCACGGTCACGGCTCTGAGCGACACGGTACCCTGGGGTCTGTGGATCGGCTTCGACGTGATGACCGGCGTCGCGCTGGCTGCCGGCGGCTTCTCAATCGCCGCGACCGTGTATGTCTTCCGCCTGGAGCGCTTCCGCCCGATCCTGCGACCGGCGATCCTGACCGCGCTGCTCGGCTACACGATCGTCGTGCTCGCGCTGCTGGTGGACCTCGGGCGCTGGTACAACATCTGGCACGTGTTCATCATGTGGAACCCGCACTCGATCATGTTCGAGGTCGCGTGGTGCGTCATCCTCTACCTGACCGTGCTGTTCCTGGAGTTCAGCCCCGCCATCTGGGAGCGCCTGCACATCGTCTGGGCGCAGAAATTGCTGCACCGCATCATCATCCCGCTGGTCGTGCTGGGTGTGATTCTCTCGACCCTGCACCAGTCGTCGCTCGGCTCGCTGTACCTGATCTTCCCGACCAAGTTGAGCGCGCTCTGGTACACGCCGATCCTACCGATCCTGTTCTTCGTGTCGGCGCTGGCGGTCGGCATCGCGATGGTGATCGTGGAAAGCTCGTTGAGCGCCAAGGCGTTCGGACACAAGCCGGAGAGCGATCTGCTGGCGGCGCTGACGAAGCCGGCCGCGATCGTGCTCGGCATTTACCTCGTGCTGAAGATCGGCGATCTGGGCGCGCGCGGCCAACTCGCCCGCCTGCTGACGCCCGACTTCTCGAGCGTGCTGGTCTGGCTCGAATTGATCGCGGGCATTGCCGTGCCGCTGGCGCTGTTCGCCAGCCGGCTGACCCGCGTCAACTCCGACGCCCGCTTCTGGACGGCGGTGCTGGTGGTGGCCGGTGTCATGCTGAACCGGATGAACGTGGCGGTCTTCGGGTTCTACGAGTACACAATGACCCTGGGCGTGGTGTACTGGCCGTCGCTGGCCGAGTGGATCGTGACGCTGGCGATTGTGACCTTCGGCGTCGCGGTGTACGTCGCGGCCATCAAGTTCCTGCCGGTGCTGCCGAGCGAGCATGAGGGGATACACGCATAG
- a CDS encoding GAF domain-containing sensor histidine kinase: MEGLNAFCQSNLPLIFGIYGLAFVVTGVVVALESGRASNLALSRALPFLAAFGLTHGLHEWIEMFQLIGGAGPSAPLYTAIEAISIALLVGSLACLLEFAAQLVGLLEPDRGSAWARVTPVFLAGYAVAVAFYRLFAFSGDEPLFWTVADIVARYLLGVFGAALACAAMFAQRRAFQREGYAQLGGDLLGAALGFAWYAFLMFIVPPAPYFPASVLNTGTFLALTGVPAQFVQAGVVVMLAVFIIRVMRVFEIEYGRRLDELDRARFDTQQEAARELSVLYETTRIFGTTLDLNRLLNEAIARIVMLVDPVRAGAIFLRDPQAGTLVLRAAHWRGDADTADHVAQETIAAQTAVESGEIAYRNIDGGLGVVALPLRSQNGNIGALCLVHAGSFDNLAIMQTLAGQLVIAIDNARLYAQVQDKERLRGQLLERVVTAQEAERKRLARDLHDQTGQTLTALGLGLTSLSNLIEVDPPAALRRLDNLKAMSTSAVTDLRQFIADLRPALLDDLGLAAALREMARQIEVRHGLAVSVQINGARRRLRPEAETVLYRIAQEALNNTVRHAQAAHASLTLDFQTSAVTLTVSDDGVGFAPAALMTATGKRRAWGLLGMQERAQLVNGTLAVQAAPGVGARLTACVPYETIITDDDDNPIADR, from the coding sequence ATGGAAGGCCTTAACGCATTCTGCCAGTCTAACCTGCCGCTGATCTTCGGCATCTACGGGTTGGCGTTCGTCGTCACGGGCGTCGTCGTCGCGCTGGAAAGCGGCCGCGCTAGCAACCTCGCCCTGTCGCGCGCGCTGCCGTTTCTGGCTGCCTTCGGCCTGACCCACGGCCTGCACGAGTGGATCGAGATGTTCCAGCTCATCGGCGGCGCGGGACCGTCAGCACCGTTATACACGGCCATCGAAGCCATCAGCATCGCTCTGCTGGTTGGATCGCTGGCCTGTCTGCTGGAGTTTGCGGCGCAGTTGGTCGGTCTGCTGGAGCCCGATCGGGGCTCGGCGTGGGCGCGCGTTACGCCGGTCTTCCTCGCCGGCTACGCCGTAGCCGTGGCGTTCTACCGCCTGTTCGCGTTCAGCGGCGACGAGCCGCTCTTCTGGACTGTGGCCGACATTGTGGCGCGTTACCTGCTCGGCGTGTTCGGCGCGGCGCTGGCCTGCGCTGCGATGTTCGCGCAGCGGCGGGCGTTCCAACGCGAGGGTTACGCCCAGTTGGGCGGCGACCTGCTGGGCGCGGCGCTCGGCTTCGCCTGGTATGCGTTCCTCATGTTTATCGTGCCGCCGGCGCCGTACTTCCCCGCTTCGGTACTCAATACCGGCACGTTTCTGGCCCTGACCGGCGTGCCGGCGCAGTTTGTGCAGGCCGGCGTCGTCGTGATGCTGGCGGTCTTCATCATCCGCGTCATGCGCGTCTTCGAAATCGAATACGGCCGCCGGCTCGACGAGCTGGACCGCGCGCGCTTCGATACGCAGCAGGAGGCAGCGCGCGAGTTGAGTGTGCTATACGAGACGACGCGCATTTTCGGCACGACGCTGGACCTCAATCGCCTGCTGAACGAAGCGATCGCGCGGATCGTCATGCTCGTCGATCCGGTGCGCGCCGGCGCGATCTTTCTGCGCGACCCGCAGGCCGGCACGCTCGTCCTGCGCGCTGCACACTGGCGCGGCGATGCCGACACCGCCGACCATGTCGCGCAAGAGACGATTGCGGCCCAGACCGCCGTGGAGTCGGGCGAGATCGCTTACCGTAACATCGACGGCGGGCTCGGTGTGGTCGCCCTGCCGCTGCGCTCGCAGAACGGCAATATCGGCGCGCTCTGTCTTGTGCATGCCGGCTCATTCGACAATCTGGCGATCATGCAAACATTGGCTGGCCAACTGGTTATTGCGATTGACAATGCGCGACTGTACGCCCAGGTGCAGGACAAGGAGAGGCTGCGCGGGCAGTTGCTGGAGCGGGTGGTCACCGCGCAAGAAGCGGAGCGCAAGCGTCTGGCGCGCGATCTGCACGACCAGACCGGGCAGACGCTCACCGCGCTGGGGCTGGGTCTGACGTCGCTGTCCAACCTGATCGAGGTCGATCCGCCGGCCGCGCTTCGCCGGCTCGACAACCTGAAAGCGATGAGCACGAGCGCGGTGACGGATCTGCGGCAGTTCATTGCCGACCTGCGGCCGGCGCTGCTGGACGACCTCGGCCTGGCCGCCGCGCTGCGCGAAATGGCGCGACAGATCGAAGTGCGCCACGGCCTGGCAGTCAGCGTGCAGATCAACGGCGCGCGGCGGCGGCTGCGGCCCGAGGCGGAGACGGTGCTGTACCGCATTGCACAGGAAGCGCTGAATAATACCGTACGGCATGCACAGGCGGCGCACGCATCATTGACACTGGACTTCCAGACTAGCGCCGTCACACTAACGGTCAGCGATGACGGCGTCGGCTTCGCGCCGGCCGCGCTGATGACCGCAACCGGCAAGCGCCGCGCCTGGGGCCTGCTTGGCATGCAGGAGCGCGCCCAGTTAGTGAACGGCACGCTCGCGGTGCAGGCGGCGCCGGGCGTCGGCGCCCGCTTGACCGCCTGTGTGCCGTATGAGACAATCATCACCGACGACGATGACAACCCGATTGCTGATCGTTGA